The genome window TCGCCAAACTTAAACTCGTAGGAGCCGCAAAACAGTACTGGAAGGCTACTGAGCATCATCTCCAACAACTGGGACAAACCCCTGTGATTTTATGGGatgagatgaaattgaaactccGGGAACAATACCTTCCATCTTTTTATCGTCACCAATTGTTAGATCAATTATGGACTCTTTCCCAGGGTACTTCAACAGTCCAAGACTATTATTCTCGCTTTGTGGAGCACAAATTGCGTTCTGCCCTACAAGAAGAGTTGGCAGTCACAGTTTCTCGTTTTATTCATGGCCTTCGGATTGATATCAAACGCGAGGTGAGTAGGTCACGTCCGGATGTATTAGAAGATGCCTATTGCCAAGCCTTGGAAGCTGAGGCCTATCTACGACCACAACGTCGTTACCCAGGATATCCTGGTCAGCCTACGACCACCAACCACGCCCGCACTACCACCCCGGGTCTGAAGACTGAATTTTCTGGACCATCTAATCCTACTGCGCCACCTACCAAAGGGCCGATCGTCTCTAATAATTCCCACATTGAATGTTTCCATTGCCATGCTAAAGGACATATTGCCTCTCGTTGTCCACAACGCACATTAACTATCAGCGCTAGCACAGACGACCATTGTGATATAGAGATTGTGGATCCTCTTGAGGGTGTGTATGACCCAGAAATTGACGATTGTTTTGAGGATGACATACTCAATCAGGTTTCTGTTATGCGTTGTATCTATTCTGCACCTGCATTGCCTGACTCCTGGAAACGCACTAGTATTTTCCATACCTACGTTCCATGCAATAACCAAACATGTAAACTGGTTATTGATAGTGGTAGTACCATGAACGTCATCTCCAAGTCTGCCGTTACTCGTCTCAATCTTAAGCCTGAACCACATCCCCACCCTTTTCACGTAGCTTGGGTTGATAAAACTAAACTCCCAGTCACTGAGCGGTGTCTTGTTTCCCTTAAGCTAGGGACCTGCGATGAAGACATTTATTTGGACCTACTGCCTATGAATGTTGCACATGTATTACTTGGCAGACCTTGGCTCTATGACCATCGCGTGCAGAATTGTGGTTGTGAAAACACATACACTTTTCAACATGAAGGCAAAAGTATTACGTTACGCCCAGCCAATCCTGCGATCAAACCTACCAAGACTAATATTACCACTTCCCCTCCATCGCAGACAGGCAAAGTGTCAGGTCCTCAGTTGGCTCTATTATCTTATGGCgaatttgagaaagaaagttTGGAGACAGGAGTTGTATTTGCTCTCGTGATCAAAGAGATATCTGCGGCCCCTTCCTATCAACAACCTGAACCTCTACATCAACTCCTCAATGAATTCTCTGATGTCATGCCAGATGACCTCCCAAACGAGCTACCACCCATGAGAGACATTCAACATGCCATCGACCTTGTACCCGGATCACAACTTCCGAATCTTCCTCATTACCGCATGAACTCGTCTGAACGTGCCGAACTAAACACGCAAATTCAAGGTCTGTTGGATAAAGGATTTATTCGCCATAGCCTGAGCCCATGTGCTGTACCAGTGCTTCTTACTCCCAAAAAAGATGGCTCTTGGCGAATGTGTGTTGACAGTAGAGCTATTAATAAGATCACAGTTAAATATCGATTCCCTATTCCACGACTTGAGGATATGTTGGATGAGTTGGCAGGTTCCAAATGGTTTTCCAAGATTGACCTTCGTAGCGGTTACCATCAGATTCGTATTAGGGAAGGTGATGAATGGAAAACCGCATTCAAAACTCCTGATGGATTGTATGAGTGGCTTGTTATGCCATTTGGAATGTCTAACGCGCCTAGCACATTTATGCGCGTGATGACCCATGTTTTGCGTCCTTATATCGGAAAGTTTTTGGTTGTATACTTTGATGATATCCTTATCTACAGCCATTCAAAAGAGGACCATCTGCAACACCTCCGaacaatttttcatatgttACGCCAGGAAAAGTTGTTTGTTAATTTGAAGAAGTGTTCTTTCCTTCAAGACCAAGTTTTATTTCTGGGATTCATTGTTTCCGCAGCTGGCATAAGTGCTGATCCTGACAAAGTTCACGCCATTGTAAATTGGCCGCTTCCTTCAACTTTAACCGAGACTCGAAGCTTTCATGGGTTAGCATCTTTTTACCGACGTTTTATCCCTAGTTTCAGTACTATAATGGCTCCTATCACAGACTGTATAAAGCAAGGTGAGTTTCGATGGACTCATGCGGCCACTCGAGCGTTTGAGGcattaaaacagaaaatgacaGAAGCACCTGTCCTACGCCATCCCGAGTTGACTAAGGTTTTTGAAGTAGCATGTGACGCATCTGGTGTTGGCATTGGGGGCGTCTTAAGTCAGGAAGGACATCCTGTTGCTTATTTTAGTGAGAAGCTTAATGAGGCAAAGCAAAAGTATTCGACTTACGACAAGGAATTCTATGCCATAGTCCGTGCACTACGTTATTGGCAATATTATCTGTTACCAAATGAGTTTGTCTTATATTCCGATCATCAAGCGTTAAGGTATCTCCATTCTCAACGTAACATCAGTAGCCGCCATATTAAGTGGACTGAGTATCTTCAGATTTTCACCTTTGTGATTCGACATCGTCCAGGAGTTGATAATAAGGTTGCTGATGCACTAAGCCGAGTAGGCGTTATCCTTCAATCATTGACTGCACAAGTTGTGGGTTTTGATAAAATCAAAACTGAGTATTCTTCTTGTCCAGATTTTGGTCTCATTTTTCAGGAAGTTACGGCTGGAAATCGTCGTGATCATGTTGATTTTCTGCTGCGGGATGGTTATCTCTTTCGTGGAACGCAGTTATGCATTCCCCGTACCTCTTTACGTGATTTCCTTGTGTGGGAATTACATGCTGGAGGTCTAGCTGGACATTTTGGTAAAGATAAGACCATTACTCTAGTTGCCGATCGATTTTATTGGCCTTCATTGAAGCGAGATGTTGCTCACATCCTAGCCCAATGTCGCACCTGTCAGCTTGCCAAGGCTAGAAAGCAAAATACTGGATTATACACTCCTTTGCCAATTCCGCATACCCCGTGGAAAGATTTAAGCATGGACTTTGTTCTTGGCCTTCCTAAAACGGCACGCGGCCATGATTCTATCCTGGTTGTCGTTGACAGATTCTCTAAAATGGCTCACTTTCTGCCTTGCTCTAAAGCTGCTGATGCTTCTTCCGTGGCcaagttattttttaaagaggTCATTCGTCTGCATGGGCTTCCTGTTTCTATTGTTTCAGACCGTGATGTCAAGTTTGTTAGTTATTTTTGGAAGACCTTGTGGAAGCTCTTTGGTACTTCTTTAAAGTTTTCGTCTGCATTTCATCCTCAAACAGATGGTCAAACTGAAGTGGTTAATCGTAGTCTTGGAGATTTATTACGATGTTTAGTCGGTGATAAGCAGGGTAATTGGGACCTCATTCTTCCTGTAGCAGAATTTGCTTATAATAATTCTGCCAACCGAACTACAGGTAAAAGTCCTTTTGAAATTGTTTACGGTGTGATGCCACGTCCACCCATTGATCTTGCTCCCCTTCCTATTGATGCCCGTCCTTCGGAATCTGCAACTACCTTTGCTGAGCACATTCGTCGCCTACATGAGGAGGTTCGTCAGAAAATTTCTCTAAGTACGGACACATACCAACTTGCTGCCAATACTCATCGTCGCAGTCAAAACTTCCAAGAAGGTGATTATGTTATGGTTCGTGTTTGCCCTGAGCGATTTCCCAAACattcttttaagaaacttcATGCTCGATCGATGGGTCCTTATCGTATCCTTCGCAAGTTGGGTGCCAATGCTTATTTGGTTGAACTTCCTTCTGATGTTCATATCAGTCCCATTTTTAACATATCTGATTTGTTTCCATACCGGGGTACTTTTACTCCTCCTGTTGCGACTGAAATAACCCATGCTATTGTTCCGCCTGCTGCTCCTCGCGTGCCTACTTCCCATGCTGCTCCTACGGATCAAATCTCACAAGTCTTAGATCATGAAGTGGTGGCTTCAGCCCTTGGGGGGTTTTCTCGTTTTTTGGTTCGTTGGGTGGGACGTCCGGATACAGATGCTACTTGGATTACTGAAGATGAGTTTCATCAGCATGATCCTTCTCTTCTCCGTCAAGTTCAAGATGATTTGGCAGCAGCTGAAGTTACTGATGCTCGTCCTCCTATTATTCATACCTACAGTCGGCGCCATCGTCGTTAAACTCGCCAGCGTCAAGTTCTTTCAACCGGAGGAGAATGATGCAGGATGCATAGGACCTACATTGTTTAGTTTCCTAATTTGTTTGTTAGTTTCCTTTATTCTTTAGTTTTCCAAATCCTAGTAGGATttctaagtttcctattttattagGAATAGGATTTCTGTTTTAGCTGGGGATTTTAATCCTATTGTctctaggttttagtttgctataaatacccctatgtagttctttaaaaggcagatttgaatattgattaAACCTTCTCTTAACTCTCTGATTTCTGCCTGCCTTctatctttctttccttcagcttttcttattcttttctgTCCTATTGCTCTGAGTGTTAAAACTAACACACCCAGGGCTGTGCTACATCATAttgtttatgtttattttgtacatGGCTCCAGGTATGTTTCTGGTTCTCTCATTCCTGCTAAATATGCATATGTTGGCCTATCAGTTGCAACAACTGAAGGATCCTGGCAAACAGA of Prunus dulcis chromosome 4, ALMONDv2, whole genome shotgun sequence contains these proteins:
- the LOC117624133 gene encoding uncharacterized protein LOC117624133, with protein sequence MAPNITVANLADQFQEFKAKISTNVTTLETQFTKLMAAQKTEFSSMSTDIAKLQASVPLLVTHLSTVTREPSSTSAVLSSSCTPSLQAGLLPNPSKDSKFQGHLGLPSSSAGTSLVHSEPNFSAGSVPKLHYTQHTMVSPLADAIIPPRPHEHHVVHRNLDFEIARHAKPTAPDFDGRGDPTIFVDWISAMEDYFEWYDMSDAQRIRFAKLKLVGAAKQYWKATEHHLQQLGQTPVILWDEMKLKLREQYLPSFYRHQLLDQLWTLSQGTSTVQDYYSRFVEHKLRSALQEELAVTVSRFIHGLRIDIKREVSRSRPDVLEDAYCQALEAEAYLRPQRRYPGYPGQPTTTNHARTTTPGLKTEFSGPSNPTAPPTKGPIVSNNSHIECFHCHAKGHIASRCPQRTLTISASTDDHCDIEIVDPLEGVYDPEIDDCFEDDILNQVSVMRCIYSAPALPDSWKRTSIFHTYVPCNNQTCKLVIDSGSTMNVISKSAVTRLNLKPEPHPHPFHVAWVDKTKLPVTERCLVSLKLGTCDEDIYLDLLPMNVAHVLLGRPWLYDHRVQNCGCENTYTFQHEGKSITLRPANPAIKPTKTNITTSPPSQTGKVSGPQLALLSYGEFEKESLETGVVFALVIKEISAAPSYQQPEPLHQLLNEFSDVMPDDLPNELPPMRDIQHAIDLVPGSQLPNLPHYRMNSSERAELNTQIQGLLDKGFIRHSLSPCAVPVLLTPKKDGSWRMCVDSRAINKITVKYRFPIPRLEDMLDELAGSKWFSKIDLRSGYHQIRIREGDEWKTAFKTPDGLYEWLVMPFGMSNAPSTFMRVMTHVLRPYIGKFLVVYFDDILIYSHSKEDHLQHLRTIFHMLRQEKLFVNLKKCSFLQDQVLFLGFIVSAAGISADPDKVHAIVNWPLPSTLTETRSFHGLASFYRRFIPSFSTIMAPITDCIKQGEFRWTHAATRAFEALKQKMTEAPVLRHPELTKVFEVACDASGVGIGGVLSQEGHPVAYFSEKLNEAKQKYSTYDKEFYAIVRALRYWQYYLLPNEFVLYSDHQALRYLHSQRNISSRHIKWTEYLQIFTFVIRHRPGVDNKVADALSRVGVILQSLTAQVVGFDKIKTEYSSCPDFGLIFQEVTAGNRRDHVDFLLRDGYLFRGTQLCIPRTSLRDFLVWELHAGGLAGHFGKDKTITLVADRFYWPSLKRDVAHILAQCRTCQLAKARKQNTGLYTPLPIPHTPWKDLSMDFVLGLPKTARGHDSILVVVDRFSKMAHFLPCSKAADASSVAKLFFKEVIRLHGLPVSIVSDRDVKFVSYFWKTLWKLFGTSLKFSSAFHPQTDGQTEVVNRSLGDLLRCLVGDKQGNWDLILPVAEFAYNNSANRTTGKSPFEIVYGVMPRPPIDLAPLPIDARPSESATTFAEHIRRLHEEVRQKISLSTDTYQLAANTHRRSQNFQEGDYVMVRVCPERFPKHSFKKLHARSMGPYRILRKLGANAYLVELPSDVHISPIFNISDLFPYRGTFTPPVATEITHAIVPPAAPRVPTSHAAPTDQISQVLDHEVVASALGGFSRFLVRWVGRPDTDATWITEDEFHQHDPSLLRQVQDDLAAAEVTDARPPIIHTYSRYVSGSLIPAKYAYVGLSVATTEGSWQTESKDYQFWVETDYTGNFTIKNVIPGVYGLHGWIPGFPGDYLGKEHITISAGSQTQLGNLTYVPPRDGPTLWEIGSPDRTAIGYYVPDVNPMFRQYGLWDRYTDVHPQFDQTFTIGSSNPKNDWFFANVDRRGADNKYLPTTWTIKFNLNPVTTGTYKLRLAIASATRSDLKAHVNDMDIEHLVFQVLNLGTDNTVCRHGIHGLYRLFSCDISSSFLVKGDNSIFLTQARGGDALCGVLYDYVRLEAPATAERSELSTLA